The following proteins are encoded in a genomic region of Sorangiineae bacterium MSr12523:
- a CDS encoding peptidase M14 produces MALSFPSRRNIHGITPITALLALACSASSGTSLTDPSLVTVAEESGFTRTGRYDEVVRLCNEYPRRYLERVRCYKFGDTPEGRPMLAFVAGAKSTLEPATSRDRPVVLVQGGIHAGEIDGKDAGFLVLRDMLDGAGDMGKILDAVTVVFVPVFNVDGHERFGPNNRPNQIGPEEAGFRATAHNLNLNRDYMKAEAPEMVAMLRLMQNWDPILYIDTHVTDGAKFEHDVSIDVAPRLGGTEELREHGKNLSNALLQGLSSGGHLPVDFYPTLLETDNPASGFGVQLYPPRYSHGYRPLDNRLAILVETHSWKDYPTRVKLTKDVLVGLLRETAAKGRTWMDAAHSADQRTADRLPGTEVPLAYTTTDHTVTYPFRGYAYQRVQSEISGLLWTKYDTSRPEIWNVPLHDEIRPTVTTKVPAAGYVVPAAYAQRVAEKLDAHGIAYTRLDGGRRAVPMEVFRADEATTSARSSEARQTASAKGKWVPESRDIPALSLFVPTKQAKAMVAVHLLDPQGPDSLFAWGFFNGHLEQKEYIENYVIEDIARQMLAKDPQLKAEFESKLASDAVFAKDSAARLEFFYRRTPYWDERYRLYPIYRVEKEP; encoded by the coding sequence ATGGCACTTTCTTTTCCGAGCCGTCGAAACATTCACGGTATTACTCCGATTACCGCGTTGCTTGCTCTGGCCTGCTCGGCGTCGTCGGGTACGTCGCTGACCGATCCTTCGCTGGTCACGGTGGCGGAGGAGAGCGGCTTTACGCGAACGGGCCGATACGACGAGGTCGTGCGGCTTTGCAACGAGTACCCTCGGCGCTACCTCGAGCGTGTTCGCTGCTACAAATTCGGCGACACGCCCGAAGGTCGCCCCATGCTGGCCTTCGTGGCCGGCGCGAAGAGCACCTTGGAGCCGGCTACCTCGAGAGACCGTCCCGTGGTGCTGGTGCAGGGCGGTATCCACGCCGGCGAGATCGACGGCAAGGACGCAGGCTTCTTGGTGCTGCGCGACATGCTCGACGGCGCCGGCGACATGGGAAAAATTCTCGACGCCGTGACCGTGGTCTTCGTGCCCGTTTTCAACGTCGACGGTCACGAGCGCTTCGGGCCGAACAATCGTCCCAATCAAATTGGGCCAGAAGAAGCGGGTTTTCGCGCGACGGCGCACAATCTCAATTTGAATCGCGACTACATGAAGGCGGAGGCGCCGGAAATGGTGGCGATGCTTCGCTTGATGCAGAATTGGGATCCCATCCTCTATATCGACACGCACGTGACGGATGGTGCCAAGTTCGAGCACGATGTCTCCATCGATGTCGCGCCACGCCTCGGCGGAACCGAGGAGCTCCGAGAGCACGGGAAGAATTTGAGCAATGCGCTGCTGCAGGGGCTATCGAGCGGCGGGCATCTCCCCGTCGATTTTTACCCGACGCTTCTCGAGACGGACAATCCGGCCTCGGGCTTCGGTGTGCAGCTCTATCCACCGCGATATAGCCACGGCTATCGTCCGCTGGACAACCGTTTGGCGATTCTGGTCGAAACGCATTCCTGGAAGGATTACCCGACGCGGGTCAAGCTCACCAAAGACGTCCTGGTGGGTTTGCTCCGCGAAACGGCGGCCAAAGGTCGCACCTGGATGGATGCCGCGCACTCCGCCGACCAGCGAACCGCGGACCGCCTCCCCGGGACCGAGGTGCCACTCGCTTACACCACCACGGATCATACCGTTACGTATCCATTTCGTGGTTATGCGTACCAGCGGGTGCAGTCGGAAATCTCCGGTCTGCTCTGGACGAAATACGATACCAGCCGGCCCGAGATTTGGAATGTGCCGCTCCACGATGAGATTCGGCCCACGGTCACGACCAAGGTTCCCGCGGCTGGCTACGTGGTTCCTGCGGCGTACGCACAGCGTGTAGCGGAGAAGCTGGACGCGCATGGTATCGCGTATACGCGCTTGGACGGCGGGCGCCGTGCAGTGCCCATGGAGGTGTTTCGCGCCGACGAGGCGACGACGAGCGCGCGGTCCTCGGAAGCGCGCCAGACCGCGTCCGCGAAGGGCAAGTGGGTGCCCGAATCGCGGGACATCCCCGCGCTTTCCCTGTTCGTGCCCACCAAGCAAGCGAAGGCCATGGTGGCCGTGCACCTGCTCGATCCGCAGGGGCCCGACAGCCTTTTCGCCTGGGGCTTTTTCAATGGGCACTTGGAGCAAAAGGAATACATCGAAAATTACGTCATCGAAGACATTGCGCGGCAGATGCTCGCCAAGGATCCGCAGCTCAAAGCGGAATTCGAGAGCAAGCTGGCCAGCGATGCGGTGTTCGCCAAAGACTCTGCCGCTCGGCTCGAGTTCTTCTATCGGCGTACACCGTATTGGGACGAGCGCTATCGGTTGTACCCGATTTACCGAGTGGAAAAGGAGCCGTAG
- a CDS encoding ATP-grasp domain-containing protein — MEDLSILFGRPQRAPDADDRFELEVLAAEELGIESFAIPLDLVVDGDAERALKRLPRASGRTWLYRGWMLNEEEYTALYEAIGERGEELVVDPESFAEATYAPNYLPLLGTRTAPARWTESESIREAWEVAQELGPPPWIVKDHVKSAKEAWHRACFVPGGADFEDFAAICERLVELRGDRFERGFVVKKYLELATLPGWTPEQRRVTDEHRLVFWSGHLVAHAPYYDVETELEMPSRFADIGTILTSPFFTADVARLADGGHTILEINDGGCSTWPEQMDPRDIYRAMLR; from the coding sequence ATGGAAGACCTCAGCATTTTGTTCGGCCGCCCGCAGCGTGCGCCGGACGCCGACGATCGCTTCGAGCTCGAAGTCCTCGCGGCCGAGGAACTCGGCATCGAATCCTTTGCCATCCCGCTCGATCTCGTGGTCGATGGCGACGCGGAGCGCGCGCTGAAGCGGCTGCCGCGCGCGTCGGGGCGTACTTGGCTTTACCGCGGATGGATGTTGAACGAGGAGGAATACACTGCCCTCTACGAGGCCATTGGAGAGCGCGGCGAAGAGCTGGTGGTCGACCCCGAGAGCTTCGCCGAAGCCACGTATGCGCCCAATTATCTTCCTTTGCTCGGAACACGCACGGCGCCGGCTCGCTGGACGGAGAGCGAAAGCATCCGCGAGGCGTGGGAGGTCGCGCAGGAGCTCGGCCCGCCGCCGTGGATCGTGAAAGATCACGTGAAGTCCGCCAAGGAAGCATGGCATCGCGCGTGTTTCGTTCCGGGAGGTGCGGATTTCGAAGACTTCGCCGCCATCTGCGAAAGGCTCGTCGAGCTCCGCGGCGATCGCTTCGAACGCGGATTCGTCGTGAAGAAATACCTCGAGCTTGCGACGCTCCCGGGTTGGACGCCGGAGCAGCGTCGGGTGACCGACGAGCATCGCCTGGTCTTCTGGAGCGGTCACCTCGTCGCGCATGCTCCGTATTACGATGTGGAGACGGAACTCGAAATGCCGTCACGATTTGCGGATATCGGCACAATTCTGACTTCGCCGTTTTTCACGGCCGATGTGGCGCGTCTCGCGGATGGCGGTCATACGATTCTCGAGATCAACGACGGCGGCTGCTCGACGTGGCCCGAACAAATGGATCCGCGCGACATCTACCGAGCCATGCTTCGTTGA
- a CDS encoding glycosyltransferase family 39 protein, with the protein MSHYWTGLARIFASYRNDKRYGLLAVFVVFIAHAWRYFANAQTSQVYGDGFYSWIFVRSLAFDGDLDFTNDYAACGDPWHVGVDEGGGRPANPFYFGPAALLAPVLFIARHLVRLPADAPASWRSACGGPLVFYTGLLSIVAVTLVVYFGYRAARRFFDEGACAIAVLAVGFASQLNVNGALVWCYSHLWGAFGVSLTVFLVVRFWEAPSVGRAIAAGAACGLAFLIRPAEILFACTFAGAVADHAIRGGFRRTLPTAAKHTLAFGVALIGVASVQFWVHAKLYGFPFVIPQGKLYVQLTHAHPFLLLFAARSGLLYWTPLMWLALIGLPLLVRPKGSRFLFVGLVVATCLHHYVASAALAWTGGATAGARIQTSLVGPFVLSTAACMAPCLRWLERRDWTRSAGVLVTVAMLPWALVTWSVPTSGVPNDRAVPAPELYGTAARGTMNTIYESIGNPWTLPATIPFALRYRFAPKVFDIVATDGIFQKQYRTMEPMGTDTLSFASPPSGYFGVGYEKADQGALIRPGRRMRSLFALYWPWVTHIHLSLATDGRRPANVTLRTGSFFRRYNIGSVRVDNTTEVDLPVPKNAFDSGINELLVETDAPVTLKAIRFIDQGTHDTRIRAF; encoded by the coding sequence ATGAGCCACTATTGGACCGGCCTCGCGCGCATTTTCGCGAGCTACCGAAACGACAAGCGGTACGGGCTACTGGCGGTCTTCGTGGTGTTCATCGCCCATGCGTGGCGCTACTTCGCCAACGCGCAAACCTCGCAGGTGTACGGCGATGGCTTTTATTCCTGGATCTTCGTCCGCTCCCTGGCGTTCGACGGCGACCTCGATTTCACGAACGACTATGCCGCGTGCGGCGATCCATGGCACGTGGGGGTCGACGAAGGGGGCGGGCGCCCTGCCAATCCGTTTTACTTCGGGCCCGCCGCGCTGCTCGCGCCCGTTTTGTTCATCGCCCGCCACCTCGTGCGCCTTCCGGCGGACGCGCCCGCGTCGTGGCGATCGGCCTGCGGCGGCCCGCTGGTCTTCTACACGGGACTCCTCTCCATCGTCGCGGTGACGCTCGTCGTCTACTTCGGGTACCGGGCCGCCCGTCGCTTCTTCGACGAGGGTGCGTGCGCCATCGCGGTGCTGGCCGTCGGATTCGCGTCGCAGCTCAACGTCAACGGGGCTTTGGTCTGGTGCTACTCGCATTTGTGGGGAGCCTTCGGCGTCTCGCTCACGGTCTTCCTCGTCGTACGCTTTTGGGAAGCGCCCTCCGTCGGGCGGGCGATCGCCGCCGGTGCGGCTTGCGGCCTTGCCTTTCTCATCCGCCCCGCCGAGATCTTGTTCGCGTGCACGTTCGCCGGCGCCGTTGCCGACCACGCCATCCGCGGAGGCTTTCGCCGCACGCTACCCACGGCGGCCAAGCACACCCTGGCGTTCGGCGTTGCGCTCATCGGCGTAGCGTCCGTGCAGTTCTGGGTGCACGCCAAGTTGTATGGCTTTCCGTTCGTCATTCCCCAAGGAAAGCTCTATGTGCAGCTCACGCACGCACATCCGTTCCTCCTGCTGTTCGCGGCCCGTTCTGGTCTTTTGTATTGGACGCCGCTCATGTGGCTCGCGCTGATTGGCTTGCCGCTCCTCGTCCGCCCGAAAGGCTCGCGCTTTCTCTTCGTGGGTCTCGTCGTCGCGACATGCCTTCACCATTACGTGGCATCGGCGGCGCTCGCGTGGACGGGAGGGGCGACGGCGGGCGCGCGTATCCAAACGTCGCTCGTGGGGCCGTTCGTTCTTTCGACGGCGGCCTGCATGGCGCCGTGTTTGCGCTGGCTGGAGCGCCGAGACTGGACGCGGAGCGCCGGAGTGCTCGTCACGGTCGCCATGCTTCCGTGGGCGCTGGTCACGTGGAGCGTCCCTACATCGGGGGTCCCCAACGACCGCGCCGTGCCCGCGCCCGAGCTTTATGGAACCGCAGCCCGCGGAACGATGAATACGATTTATGAGTCGATAGGAAATCCGTGGACGTTGCCCGCCACGATTCCCTTTGCGCTGCGCTACCGGTTTGCGCCCAAAGTATTCGACATCGTCGCCACGGACGGGATCTTCCAGAAGCAGTACCGCACGATGGAGCCGATGGGGACGGACACCCTTTCATTCGCGTCCCCGCCCTCGGGCTATTTCGGTGTCGGGTACGAGAAGGCCGACCAGGGAGCCCTCATCAGGCCGGGCCGCCGGATGCGCAGCCTCTTCGCGCTCTATTGGCCTTGGGTCACCCATATTCATCTTTCTCTCGCCACCGACGGCCGCCGCCCCGCCAATGTCACCCTTCGTACGGGAAGCTTTTTCCGCCGGTACAACATCGGATCGGTCCGCGTCGACAACACCACCGAGGTGGACTTGCCCGTGCCCAAGAACGCTTTCGATTCGGGCATCAACGAACTGCTCGTCGAAACGGATGCGCCGGTCACATTGAAGGCCATTCGCTTCATCGATCAGGGAACGCACGACACGCGCATCCGTGCATTCTGA